A portion of the candidate division KSB1 bacterium genome contains these proteins:
- a CDS encoding tetratricopeptide repeat protein, with product MKQRQYFLSIIWAVSAVMNAGLFSTKAMAQARWGFGVGPSLNSLYSDLKNTDVGIGAGGFLTRRFNSHFGLTGLVSYSKLPFTKSIVTNTDPLQISTVKFTTNALRGDLLFDYELSSGGFRPYIGLGLGGVNYKVAGKLMGRTFKSKKSYTNFDFGPSLGFRVMFGSRLALDVGGGFRLTTGDSLDATTANKAKDGIITGMLGLTIFGGSRGTDILAEQAPAEESDLSAFQQRIDQMESSAQQPPQDMQEYIRLKSKMDEMNQQIVQKEDEINTLRSELSAKEQSVNTLQTQLASAPITSASFSRGYEEALSKFYGKRYAEATAQFNGLVAQFPDHPRVSNCVYWIGEAHFGAGNYQEAIVAFNRVLSYPRSLKKDDALLMLGRSYLQLNQKAEAREAFNRLLSEYPGSEFASKAQEWLNRM from the coding sequence ATGAAACAACGGCAATATTTTTTGAGCATTATTTGGGCTGTTTCGGCAGTGATGAATGCAGGGCTTTTCAGCACGAAGGCGATGGCGCAAGCGCGCTGGGGGTTCGGGGTCGGTCCGAGCCTCAATTCATTGTACAGCGATTTGAAGAACACCGACGTCGGCATCGGCGCCGGCGGCTTTCTCACGCGGCGTTTTAACTCACATTTCGGCTTGACCGGCCTGGTCAGCTACAGCAAGCTTCCTTTTACCAAATCCATCGTCACGAATACCGACCCCCTTCAAATCTCCACGGTCAAATTTACGACGAACGCGCTGCGCGGCGATTTGCTCTTTGATTACGAGCTTTCTTCCGGCGGTTTTCGGCCGTACATCGGCTTGGGTCTCGGCGGGGTGAATTACAAAGTCGCCGGCAAGCTGATGGGCAGGACATTTAAAAGCAAAAAGAGTTATACGAATTTCGACTTTGGGCCCAGCCTGGGCTTTCGGGTGATGTTCGGCTCACGCTTGGCGCTCGATGTCGGCGGCGGTTTTCGCCTGACCACCGGCGACAGCCTGGACGCCACAACCGCCAATAAGGCGAAAGACGGCATTATTACCGGCATGCTCGGCTTGACGATCTTTGGCGGCAGCCGCGGCACCGATATTCTCGCCGAGCAGGCGCCGGCTGAAGAATCCGACTTGTCGGCGTTTCAGCAGCGCATCGATCAAATGGAGTCCAGCGCGCAGCAACCTCCGCAGGACATGCAGGAATACATCCGCTTGAAATCCAAAATGGATGAAATGAATCAGCAGATCGTCCAAAAGGAAGATGAAATCAACACCCTGCGCTCGGAATTATCGGCGAAAGAACAAAGCGTCAATACCCTGCAAACCCAGTTGGCCTCCGCGCCGATAACCTCGGCCAGCTTTTCGCGCGGTTACGAAGAAGCGCTCAGCAAATTCTACGGCAAGCGTTACGCCGAGGCCACGGCTCAATTCAACGGCCTGGTTGCGCAATTCCCCGATCATCCTCGCGTCAGCAATTGCGTCTATTGGATCGGCGAGGCGCATTTCGGCGCCGGCAATTATCAGGAAGCGATTGTTGCTTTCAACCGCGTTTTGAGCTATCCGCGCTCGCTCAAGAAAGACGACGCGCTGCTCATGCTCGGCCGCTCGTATCTGCAACTGAATCAAAAGGCCGAAGCCCGCGAGGCATTTAACCGGCTTTTGTCCGAATATCCCGGCAGCGAGTTCGCTTCCAAAGCGCAGGAATGGCTGAATCGGATGTAA